The DNA window GAAGTTTAAAAGCGGCAGGAAAAATTCCAAATTTAAGTTGCCTTGTTGCTCTCTCCCAGGGCATTTGTCCTCCGAGCTGGAGCAGAGCGAGAAGCCTTCTAACTGTTCAGAGGTCAACAAGCTTGTCCATTGCCCTACTCGGGGTGATACCCTTCCTGGTTGCCTACTCTTCCCCTGGCGAGACTAGTCCTACAGACTTCCTGCTCTATTGGCTTATCAGGAGGAGGCGCAATCAACAGGGAATCTTTTTCCATAGAAGGCTGGGGTATAAGCATGGCTGTAAAGTCACTGCATGCCAACTGCCTTTTTATTCGTGGTAGAACCATGGCTTACAGTATTGATAGGGCCACCCATTATGCGCTTGTACGGTGGCGATTTTTGCATAATTCGTTTTTCCATATTTGACGCACACAATCCATCTGCCACACAATCTTCAGATGTCATCAAATTGTTTCTAGTTCAGAAGTTACTAAGTGCAGCAGCATGTGTTGCCGCCCAGTTAAAGGGCCTTTGCAAAGCTGCACTGGTCACCTTTGTGCTGCTTATTGCTACATATTGGTGTTAAAATGGTACTGATTAGGTGCAACcactgcccagacagtgttaccaaggtTAAAAATGACAATGCAGtaatactgttaaaaaaaaaaacacagcactttGCTGCTTAGTTTGcctttttcttgccgcataatgtactgaaccctgctgcataatttggccttctcGTCAACTAATTTCAGTGGTCCTGAGTATGGATCGTATCCCAGCTGGGCGCGTTTTCAGGTTATTCAGGACTGCCAAAAAGCCTCCCAGCACATGGATTTAGAACTGAACATAGCTGATTCAGTGGCCCTGGCGATAAGCACCTCTAGCTCCTTTTGAAGACATGCCTGGCTCTGGACATTTAACTTTTCGGCAGACATCCAGCCGAAACTAATTGGCATGCCATTCAACAGTGTGTTTTTGGCGATTATGGGTGATACTGCATTAAAGTGTTTTAAGAACAGCAAGTCTGCAGCTTCCTCTCTTGGTCTACAACGACCTCCTCCCTCGACAAATCCCAGTTTTGGAGTTTTCAAGTCTTGGACAGTATTTTCCTTTTAGTCAGTGACCGCAGTATCCACCACTAAACCAGCAACTGCCTAATCCGTTGGTCAGGTTGTGTTTATCAGACAGTTTAGAGGTATATCCAGAGACTGTGTATCAATGTTGAAACTGCCTCCTTGCACCGCCATTAAGGCAGACCTAGTTTGCTTTGGGATAATACCCTTTGTTAAGACTCGTCGAGCcagagtggtggtagtggtggcaaCCCATCCCAGTTTCTCGCTGACTGGCTGATCAAAGCTTGTTTGCCAGAGACTGTTGCGTCATCTGCATTCAACAGGATCCCGGTTTGATACTTCAGTCAGCAAGCTATACCTTGCCTGCGACTGCCAGCTACTCCAGGTCATATGGTTTTGGACCCCACCTTCCCTTTTTCTCTGCACTGGATCACCACCGTCCAGGTAATTGTCCCATCTTTCAAGCAAGGTGCTGGTCCAGTCCTGAGGGTCCTAGGTCTGCTGTCTTCCTGTTTTCTTAGTCGGTTTACATGCTGACACAAGGGCCCTGCATTGGTACCACTGCAGGCAGGGTCTacagtgttgtaggaagttggctctatgtgctatttcaaagtaagaaatagcatgcacagagtccaagggttccccttagaggtaagatagtggcaaaaagataattctaatgctctattttgttgtagtgtggtcgagcagtaggcctatcggagggtagtgttaagcatttgttgtacacacaggcaataaatgaggaacacacacagacatgctgcagcccttagagaccttccctagcatcagggccctttgtaccagttacaagggacttacccggatgccagggtgtgccaattgtggaaacaaaggtacagggtagggaaagaacactggtgctggggcctggttagcaggcctcagcacactttcaaatcataacttgggatcagcaaaggcagaaagacggggtaactatgccaaggaggcatttccttacacctaactacattgtgatccaacagGACTAAGTCCACTACTCTTCCCCTTGCTGGCCTTCACCACCTTGTAGATCTCTGTGCTTGAATGTGGGTGTTGCTGCGCTCTTTTACTAATCATTACTGCCTGGATTCCGTTGTGCGTAGAAAGTATACTTTAAGTTACTTGTGGTAACTTGTGTTTCTTGTGGATACTCTTTACCTGCAGACATTATCACTGCCATGCCTGGCTCACTGTTAGATGAATGTGTTACAGGAAAAGTTAACATTGCaaataatattttacatttttttctgtacTTGACTAATCTACCAATGTCAGCCCATCACTGCCCTAGATGTGTTGAAGGGGGCGCGAGGGACAGAATTGGGGTGGGTGCTATGTCTTGGATGACATCCCCTGATGCCACTTATTGTGTCAATATGTAGCCTGTGCCACCACTAGTAAATTGCGCTTTGAAGTCTAGTCTGACCTCTAATGTCGTACAGGGGAGTATCCATTAGAAAGCAAGATTGTCATTGTCGGTAATTAAATCTTcttccgaccccccccccccccccccccttccaattgTAACAACCTAGGCCATCTGAAGCTTGTGCTGTGCGTTCTTGTTGCATCAATGTTTGGTCATTGCAGTTGAGCTTGATTTGACAATGGCCTCTTGCTTTCTTGATCCTCTGACATTTTCAGTCTCCACCGAAGGGTGTCACCATCCCATACCGACCCAAGCCATCCAGCTCACCGGTGATCTTTGCTGGTGGACAGGTAAGGATTTTATCCATCCTTTTGACACAGCATGCTGCAGTTTATAGCACCACTCACTACTTTGGTATCTTCTGGTCTGTCAATGGAATGACCAAAAGGAAACCTATGTCTGCTCCCTGTGGCAATTGTCTCATCTGCATGCTGGAGGATTCTACCTGTATTTACAAATTTATTCTGGCTTTGATTGAGGTAATTGTTCTCTTCTATGTACTTTGTTTGGAATTTTACTTCAAATTGTCCATCTGTGCCAGCCAATCTTGTGTCGAGGTGAGGTAGTACACCACCACTTTTGTGGAATCTGGGATGTGCCGTCAGACATTCCTTCAGTTAACATTGTAAAATACTGAAACATTCTGGCCTGTGGTGTAAGTCTGCCAAATTTTTtttctccagtccacccactcagtGCATGCCCTCAATGTCACATGAACAACAAAGCACACATTAGTTGTCTTTCTGATAGCCTGTTTTGTTCATATCCTCATTTGACGTCCCCTCTTAATCAAAGGGTTTAGCTCTTGGATCCAAAATTGTTTGTATTCGTGATGGCCGTGATGAAGGAAAGAGTAGGAGAATCCAGTGAAACTGTTTAGTGGCTTCTGTAGCTCTTAACTCCTTGACGGAAATCACACTTCCTATCTTGGGGctatcacttttttctttttttttctttgttctgcTGGAACCTCGACATAGAGGATAGACTTCATATCAGACAGCACAGAGTATGTCCCTAAATGTAGTTTATAGGATTAATGGTTATGGCTAGCCCAATACCAACTTCATTTGAGTCTTCACTTGTTTTGTTGTGCTTTGTGGCCTCCCAAACGATAACTTTTTGACTACAAAACTTCTGcctctgcaggggtataaatgtacCGCTGCCGAGGGCGGCACAGAAAGACTAGCTATTTTCTTTAAGAATGTGATTTCTCTTCAGGTTTGGGTGGTCTCTTTGTACCAATGTGCAAGTTTCATCTTGTGAATGGGTTGCAAGAGTAGGAATCGCAGTTCTAGGCGGTTGCAGAGTTAAGTCCGTGGTTTCCACATGGATGGCCTTATCAGTCATGAAGGGTCTGGATTTTACCTAGGCTGGTTGCCATATTAAAACTGCCCTTAAGGCCGTGGGCCTGCTTGTACCGATCAAGGACTACTGTAACTAGACTGATGCCCAAGAAGCTTAGATAAGCCTTGAACTATACAGTGCAAACGAGTCCTTTATGCATTCCACATCCAGGCTTGTGAGGGCGTGAAGCCAGTTTCTAATCCTTTGCTACCCTGCGGTTCCTGACAACCTGTTGTGAATTGAAGGCTTGCCTTCTCCATTATTGAGAGCTGAAGCCAAACGGCTGTAGCCAAACAATCTTGGTTGAGGATGGTATATGCTTCCAAGGAGATCATAGAGCCTGTCAAAAAAATAAAGACTTGCTTTAGAGCGTAATATGCATTAAGCAGACCTCGCTGTAACTGAAGGTGACTAGCTACTTTTCCCGGTATGTGATCCAAATGGCCCTAGATGAAAGGCTCCAGGAACAGATGAGTTCAGaaagtttgtttattttttggatCCTTGAACTAGACACTTGGCTACCCAGCCTATTGAATGAGGATATAAATTGAACTTGCTGTTACCTGAAAGATAACTATCCCTTTTCGCTTTGTTCAACAGGTGTCACGGCAAGCCGGAGGACACGCATGTGAGACTGACCTGTGGGAGGGACGGAGGTCCCACCCAGGCGGTGTCTCCCTAGATGCTGTGGATCTCCATGGGGTAGGTCATCACTTTTTATTTGTACAGTACTGCAGAATTTATTAAATGCTAGACCATTGCCCCACCACCATTCTCACCACCTACCTCGGTCACCACAAAGCTGAATTTAAAGGACTGTTTTAAGATTAGCTTGGCACAGCTGGGCACTTGCTGGTCTATCTTGCGGTTCTTCGCAATTAATGCGACTTGTTGCAACTGGCTTTGATATATTTTCTGAGTAATTGGACACTAACATaaggatttttctttttctttctccaatCCTCAACATGAGCCAAGGTTTACTGGCCCACAATGCCAGATACTCTGATTTTGTTTAATGGTCCTCTGGTTTTGTTTGCACCGTTGAGCTGTGTCTCTCACCCCACGGATTGTTCGGAACCGACTTTTCGTGTTACTTATACATGTATGTTTCACCATAGTTGATGGTGACAGTACTGATACATCAGACAATTCAGTTAGCCCAGACAAGTGTACTTTACAACTATTGCTTGTCTTGTGCTTCAACTTCAGGGTGAAAATTATAACTTTTCTTGGCTGTTACCTGTCCATTAACTAGCCTTCTGGGAGCGAAACTCAGATTCTAGTCTTGTTTTTTTATAAGGGCTTACGGAAGGTGTTGACTACTGGTCGAGTTTGCTTTCTTTCTGTGGCTATTCACTTTGAAGAATCCTGCTCACAGGGCTCAATTTAAGCCACAATTGAAACTGGTGCTAAATGCCACGTTACTGTTCATGGGGGGTGTTTTGTGGGATGGGTGTGGGAGGCTGGTGATGTGGACCCAAGAATAAGTTTGATAGACATGTTACTCTATGTGCATGCACCTTTAGTATGTATCTTTCACTGGCAACCCAGACCTGCACTAAACTACCCAAGCATGCCCTTGTGCATGCTGCTGTTTAACCAGACTACATGTTTTTCCGTTAATACGTGCTTACTTTTCATTTGCCTGTACTTAGCGCACCCAATGGCACGGTTACATTTTCTGCCTTGATGCCTAATAAGACTGTTTTCCTCTTATAGGCCTATACCATCCAAGGACAATATGCCATTCCACAGCCTGATGTAAGTTTGTTTACACTTAACAATATTCAATCCCACTTTTTCGTAAACTGAGAATGGACAGCTGACTACAGTAGTCTCTTATCTGAGACTGAACGTGCCATCAAAGTGCGTCTTGTTTATTAAAAGCGCATCTCATTTCGCTAGTTAAATTCCGATGGCATTGATCTCATTGCCCGAGGTGCAAAAATCCGCATGCTGTGGTCGTTTTGGAATCCAAGCAAGCTAATAGTTGACCGGGTTATGGAAGGCTGGGGTGACTTGTTTTAATCTGTGATGCAGTGTTTATGCATTTGTGCACAAGTAACAATGTAAACTCCAGTTTTGTTCTGCATTACCAGTGATGGCACAAGCCGACAGCTATGACTTTATCTCCTCTGACATatttttttttgcagcattgcaTGTCCACTCTAAAAACGCTTTTGGAAAATGAATTAAGCTGTGGATTTTCAGTCCAATCAGTTGAGCGTTTTACTGAATATGAACGATGTTTAAAGGGTGCTTGTCTTCTAGGTAGAACACTCTGTGCGCTCGGCTTTAATCCGTTGTGTGCAATCCTCTTCTGTGGTGTTACTCTTCAGAATTGCCTAGGCTGCACCCTCAGTTAAAGGTCCCAGAATGGTCATCTTGCACGCATGTAGTATGAAATAAAAGCTTCACACTACTCTCAAAGCACTCTACAGTCTGAGTAGTTTGCACCCCCCTCCTAGTGTTGATGAGGCTTTTTTGTTGTTGATGCAGGTACATGCagtctttttattattttatcaacaATACGTTGATTGTGATTGTTCCCAGACATGAAGGCTGGAATTCAATCGATAAATCAAAATAAGCCTTGTACTTTGTATAAACTGGGTATAGTGGCTTTTTTGCTAAAACTAATACGATACCGGATTCCAAGCCTAAATTACGTGCATCACAAATGTTATACGTTTACTTAATTGTCTCTGGTTTTCACGGTCTTCCATAAACCTGAGGCTGTATAATTCCGGGGGCTGGTAGGAGCGGACAGCCAACACGAATCTACCCTCAGTGGCGCACATAAACAAGATAATTGctggccgtttttttttttttttaggttgcaaCGTGTGTATGGCAAGTATTGATTTTAAATTTGGCAGGTATGATCAGTGTGCGTGAAGGTAGGTGGCGTAGAGAAAAGGCACTGCCCTGGGTCACTAGAATGCAGCACTGATTTTTACATCTACGTTGCAGTTTGATTATTTGCCCACAGGTCGGTAGTGCTGTAAAGGGAGTTCTTTCTGCTATCCACAGCAGTACCTCACGCACACCCATGCCATAGAACTTCAGCACTTGCAAGCTCTAGTTGCTAATTCCTTCTCGTTTGCTCCATGGAGCGCTGTAGTCTGGTCCATTAAACTGTTTCTTTCTCCACAGCTCACGAAGTTGCACCAGTTGGCCATGCAGCAGTCTCACTTTCCAATGTCTCACGGTGGGGGCAATACTGGATTCAGTGGTATGGATTTTTGTACCTTCTCTTGGGGAGGGGAGTTGTTAGTCTGCGAGCTAACTGCAGAACTTTAGCATGTGTTTTACAGGGTAACCTTATTCATTGAATGTCTGCACTTCTGCTGGTTGAGCTTGTGATCCTTGATCTTCTAGGTGGCATCGATGCATCTGCTCCAACCACTTCTCATGAACTCACCATTCCTAATGACGTAAGTACTAAGCCTGcatttcccgggggggggggggggggggggggtgtattttataatcatatatctacttgtccataggacaggTTGTGCCGGGGCTCATGCTATCTGGTTTTAATTCTAGCAATACctgcattttgccacttttcacAGATCTATGTACTGGGCTAGAGGTAGcattaagcaatagtttcagggttggAATGTGCTTTGGAGTCCGTGCAAACCTTACTTGCATGTTTGTGGTTGTCGCCAGGTTTCTAGTACATGGGCAAATATTGTTCGTTTTCTGGGTTTAAAAATATTAGATTGCTAATTcgttctcctcctcccccacacaccaaacaccagtTAATCGGCTGCATCATTGGGCGTCAAGGCTCTAAAATCAATGAGATTCGTCAGATGTCAGGAGCGCAAATCAAAATAGCTAATCCTGTGGAAGGTTCTACTGAGCGCCAAGTCACCATCACTGGATCTGCTGCCAGCATTAGCTTGGCACAGTACCTCATCAATGTCAGGTAAGTGGGTCAATGCCAGCCTTTGTTTAATACGGTGTAGTTTGGCAGTGGTGTATGTCCTTGCTAACAAATTGATGGGCATTAGATTAACTTTCACTATGATGGACATTTTTGGGTTTTACTCGAAGCTGGTTATTGTAGTAACTTGGTTGTGTTGCCCTCCCGCTCCAACCCTTTTCAGTGACCTTGACTAAGTTGCTCTGTACAACAGCTTGCTAGACCGAATCTTCAGTAGTTTGGTAATGCAGTGACGTCCCCGCTGCTGTTGGAAATGTAAGTTAGTTGAGTGAGTATATAGAGTTGGTTGGGCTTTCCTGTTTAAAGCACGGAAAGCATTGTTGGATATCTCACAGGCCTTGCAAGATTTAAGATTAGGGCACTGCAGAACGTTTTACCTGGAGATGTTGCAGTGCGTGCTGGCCGCTTCTAGGTGTGCCGTGGAGTAGAGTAATCATGGCGGCTTTCGTTTTTAAAAACCTTTTGAACTGGCAAAAGAACACGTTTCTTATACACACGGATACAGCATCCTACATTGGATTTACTCATCTGGCTGATCAACCCATCATATTCGTTAAACATAACGACAAACTCTCCCTGCCCCCTAAAAATAAAAAGATGCTCGTATCACTTAATCTAAAAAAAGATTGGGTTCGGAGTCTTTTGTGGCAAGACACTTCAGTGCACTCTAGCCATGTAGTCTAGCTCTGGCAGCCAAGGAGCATTCACTTGTGCCAGATACACTCTACCCTTGTTGCTGGCCATCATGGTGGCCTACCCTTTTAAGTGTTACACCTCTAAACTGACAGTCGCTGACCTTCCAGGAAGGCCTTGGTGGAGTGTATACCCGCCATTACATAGGATTTTGTGCCTTAGTAAACTTTAAAGATTTGGCACCTGAAGCACACAAGGCTTGTACAGGGCCCGAGGTTTGCTAAACTGAAGCATGTAAAAATAATGTTATCCTGTAACACTAGGCTTCCCAAAGCGTGAGCTATCAAACCCGCAGGTCCGTCAAGTTCATCTCTGATTACCTCGCACGTGCCAAGGTTAGGCTGGTGATGGGCAATATCACTACTGCCGTGCTTGTCGCCATGTGTTAAACGACTGGTTTGGCGTTTTTCAAGCTACAGCCTCGTAGGGGGTTGCCATACGTTGTGGGTCATCGCCATAGAGGGCGTGGGCGCCCTTGTATTCCCCTCGAGGCAGATGCTGGGGCACGGTGTATTACTAGTTGTGTGACCCGTCGTCAAAGGGCTCGATCTCTACCCCTACCGTGTCCGACAAGCTGCACACTTGTGGTTTCTTCTTGCAGTGCTAGATTTGGTAAACTTTAATCTTGCTGTTATTGGGAAGTGCTCATGCCCCCTGCTGTAGAAGAGGAATTGGTCGTAGTAACAGGATAAATATAAACtttgctttttaaatgttttggcTTGTGATAACGTCATCTAACAGCATCTGATTTCCAGCTAGGCTAACCATGGGGATAGGTTGCCGATCGCTAGATAAGTGTCTTTCAGCCGAGCAAAGGTTCCCAACGGACTGCAATTTAACAAGTCTCCAATGGGGTTACCCATGAAAATTCGCCTCTGTTTAGGGTCTCAACGCAAAATGTGGTCACTTTACGTATGGTCTACCTGCCGCCTTGTTTCTAGTCTTGCAAatgcttcaggccctttcctcgtctgaggtggtgtgggttaaaaaaaaaaaaaaaaaaaaaacctctgccacCAAACAATCCCATACTTGCTTATCCTTTACCATATCTTGCCTCGCAGGGTCCGgtattgtacattttgtcaatctcCCACACCTTTCCCTCATCAAGCAGAGTGCTACTCGTCCCTACACCCCCAGCCCAACTCTCCCAAAACACCCCACTTGAGTAGACTAATTGTATTGCGGCTcgtgtgtggttttttttgtgtttttttttaaatctcggtGGAGGCAGCAAGGGATGCTGTAATTTTTTCGTCGTTATGGGTCGGAGTGTGGTGAGGTGCGCCCAATTCGCCCGCCTGTATATAGTATTAAAGGTGGAGTTGACAACCCAGCAGTCGGGCTGTTCGGAGACCCGACAGCAGTGTAGCTACTTAGTAAGTGATCGCGGGGACGGCTCAAAACAGTTTAAGCTTGTCACAGTTCGTCTGTGTCCCCCCTCGGTAAGTGTTTCTACTCAGCATTTAACATTGCCTAGTGTATGTGGCCTTTTTCTTTAAGTTAACAATTAATAGTGGTGGTTCTTGTTGAGAAGGAAACTGTATACCTTACCCGAACTGCCCGGGACGAGGTGTTTCAGTTAAGGTACTGTAGTATACATTAATTAGCTGCAATCCTAAATTGTCGTACTTGGTAATCGCTTGTCTCGTTAAGCCTTTGCAGAGAAATTACTACTTCGTAATTAAATAAATTGTTGCTGCGTAGTTGAAAGTGTAGAGGCGCAGTTGGCGGGATTTGGGTGGTGGACTTTTGGGGAGGGCGCCTGAGTTTTACTGTTAATGACAATTGTGCATGCTTTGAGGGTCCTTAAGTGAAGATGGTATAATTGCAGACCTGGGGTGATGCTGTTTTTATCCTCGTGTACTTTCCTCAGTCTTCCCTTCCACCCACCCGTGTTTTGTTCCTTTTCTCCTCTCTTTGTTACAGTTTAGAAAGTGCTAAACCCTCTCAGACTGCCTCCGGCGCGACCCCTGATCACCTCAGCATCAACCTCTCTCAACCTtccaccccttcctcctccaccaccaccccctcgCTTGTGACAGCGGGGGTCTCCTCCGACTCCAGCCTTCCCAACCCTCTTCCGACCGCCCCTTGTGTCTCCAGTCTGCTTGGCATGAAACCCGTCCCTCTCCTGGCTCTAAATGTTGTGTCTGGCGCTAAGGGGGCCGTCTCTGCAGCCGTATCGGGTATTACTAACAAACTGAAATCGGACAAACCAAGGTTCTCTCCTTATTGAGTGCATAAGTGCAGGCCTTTGATGGTGGCACCATGGGGATCCCGTAGCGGAAAACATTgaagagaactttttttttttttttttgttttcacttcGAAATGTGAGCTtgctttgcttttttttattttttaattaaatggaaGGGCTCACCCCAAAGGAgtcttctaaaacaaaaaaaactgttggAAAAAAGTGTTGATGCGAATTTGTCTAGTGTTAAGTTTATTTTCTCTAACTTGTTATATAAACCTAGTTGTAGTTGATGCTTATTAACACTGAATTGTTTAACTTTGAATGTGTTAAATAAAATAGTCTCCATTTTAACAATCTATGTAAATGTCTGAATTTTGCTTTTGGTTAATGTGGCCACATCGGCTAAGATGGTGCTGGAAATTAGTGTGCCATGTGATTTAAGAGTTAGCACTCGAAGAGGGAGTTTGGGAGCGGGGGAGGGGTGGTTTATGGCTTGTTATGAGTATTCTAGGCAACTTAGAGCATTATACTTTCTCACCACGACTAGATTGTCCAGGATTGTTGGACTGGACTTGGGGCATGGACACCCACATGGCCTTAAAATAGCAGTAGCTCAGTGGGCTAACGTAAAGTACTGTGACAGTAATGCAGCATATTTCACTAGTTACAATCCGCATGAAGCAGTTCATATTTTTGGGTGGCTATGGAATGATTTAATTGCAGTGGTGGATAGCTTAAATATGAAGTGCACTGGGGTAGGCAGCACACTGAACTGCCTCACTTGTACAACTGGTGCGAAGTTAATCTGAAATATTAAAGTTCCAAATTCAACTTCAGgtaagcatttttattaaacgatCAATCCCTTGGAGTTTGGCCAttgtacagttttttttaaattaaatgtctcATGGTATCAGAATGGGTGCCCCAGTTCTTGTGGGTTTTATCTACTGCTAAGTTTTAGTGAGGCTGTATTCAGACAATGTTTACAGGGATGTAAGTGCCAGTACTCTACATCTTCAACACACAATTCGGATCGGCTATTTTGGAACCATGTTTACCAATAACCAACTGGTTCTCCTTGACGATCCGTCTTGGCTTCTTCTTTCGGGATAACCTAATGATATCTGCCTTGATTAACAgtgttttttgggggttggggagggggtctGTCCCCCTTTGTTTGGCCTAGAGATTGCTTTGTCTGCTCTTTAGCCCCCAACAAATTCAcacatatatacaaagtttccattGGGTCAGTTTCGAGCCATTGCTTGCTCAACTATCTTTACATTTCAGGTTCTTCCTCCACAGTATGGGGCATTAGGTCGGTCCACTGAGCATCTGGATGCCTTTCGTTATGAAGTCCTTTTTTTCCCCTCAACTTGCGTGCAGATCTGCCTAAAGGTCACTTCAGTTCCGGGGCCAGTGGCCTTTGCCAGCGTAGTTTTCTCTTCCATCTTCATCCTTTTTAGCCTTAAACTGTCTTCAGGTTGCATGCATTGAAAGCCAATGTTGCCTGCCTTTGCACAAATAGCCACCCGCTGTGCACTAATTCAGGTTTAGACCTTTTCTAAATAAACCTAGCAAAGAAGCACCTATTTTCCAATTGCacattttttgtttctaatttaTTAGAAGCATATTACCACGTTTTGGTGCATCACGT is part of the Pleurodeles waltl isolate 20211129_DDA chromosome 4_2, aPleWal1.hap1.20221129, whole genome shotgun sequence genome and encodes:
- the PCBP2 gene encoding poly(rC)-binding protein 2 isoform X2 produces the protein MDTSMIEGGLNVTLTIRLLMHGKEVGSIIGKKGESVKKMREESGARINISEGNCPERIITLAGPTNAIFKAFSMIIDKLEEDISSAMTNSTASSKPPVTLRLVVPASQCGSLIGKGGCKIKEIRETTGAQVQVAGDMLPNSTERAITIAGIPASIIECVKQICVVMLESPPKGVTIPYRPKPSSSPVIFAGGQAYTIQGQYAIPQPDLTKLHQLAMQQSHFPMSHGGGNTGFSGGIDASAPTTSHELTIPNDLIGCIIGRQGSKINEIRQMSGAQIKIANPVEGSTERQVTITGSAASISLAQYLINVSLESAKPSQTASGATPDHLSINLSQPSTPSSSTTTPSLVTAGVSSDSSLPNPLPTAPCVSSLLGMKPVPLLALNVVSGAKGAVSAAVSGITNKLKSDKPRFSPY
- the PCBP2 gene encoding poly(rC)-binding protein 2 isoform X1 encodes the protein MDTSMIEGGLNVTLTIRLLMHGKEVGSIIGKKGESVKKMREESGARINISEGNCPERIITLAGPTNAIFKAFSMIIDKLEEDISSAMTNSTASSKPPVTLRLVVPASQCGSLIGKGGCKIKEIRETTGAQVQVAGDMLPNSTERAITIAGIPASIIECVKQICVVMLESPPKGVTIPYRPKPSSSPVIFAGGQVSRQAGGHACETDLWEGRRSHPGGVSLDAVDLHGAYTIQGQYAIPQPDLTKLHQLAMQQSHFPMSHGGGNTGFSGGIDASAPTTSHELTIPNDLIGCIIGRQGSKINEIRQMSGAQIKIANPVEGSTERQVTITGSAASISLAQYLINVSLESAKPSQTASGATPDHLSINLSQPSTPSSSTTTPSLVTAGVSSDSSLPNPLPTAPCVSSLLGMKPVPLLALNVVSGAKGAVSAAVSGITNKLKSDKPRFSPY